From a region of the Actinomadura luzonensis genome:
- a CDS encoding DUF2000 domain-containing protein has protein sequence MSVLADLERRGDLPTGQLPVKWVIVVDRDLPRGLQANAAACLAASVGVAVPAIVGAGGLDAAGAAHAGLPWTGCTVLAAPAAIVRRVRDEAAGEAELVMADMADIAQRASAYDDYLAALARAEEPSYYAVSLFGPRPIVERLTGRLPLLR, from the coding sequence ATGAGCGTCCTCGCCGACCTGGAGCGCCGTGGCGACCTGCCGACCGGACAACTGCCGGTGAAGTGGGTCATCGTCGTGGACCGCGACCTGCCGCGCGGGCTGCAGGCCAACGCCGCCGCCTGCCTGGCCGCCTCCGTCGGGGTCGCGGTGCCGGCCATCGTGGGGGCGGGCGGGCTGGACGCGGCGGGGGCCGCGCACGCGGGCCTGCCCTGGACGGGCTGCACGGTGCTGGCCGCGCCCGCCGCGATCGTCCGCCGCGTGCGGGACGAGGCGGCCGGGGAGGCGGAGCTGGTCATGGCGGACATGGCCGACATCGCCCAGCGGGCGTCCGCGTACGACGACTACCTCGCCGCGCTCGCCCGGGCCGAGGAGCCGTCGTACTACGCGGTCAGCCTGTTCGGGCCGCGCCCGATCGTGGAACGGCTCACCGGACGCCTCCCGCTGCTGCGCTGA
- a CDS encoding dolichyl-phosphate-mannose--protein mannosyltransferase, with amino-acid sequence MAVTDSPYQAYDEPEAGESLPAPRSVRDRMIPPMRGSVLWGWVGPLLVTLFGGILRFWNLAHPKAVVFDETYYMKDAFSLISWGVERVAVKDADKAILAGNTDIWEKCAQNALDKCASYVVHPPLGKWMIGVGEWLFGLTPFGWRFSAALVGTLSILVLARVARRMTRSTLLGCFAGLLLSLDGLHYVLSRTALLDVFLMFWVLAAFACLVVDRDQARERLVAWYETSPASAYGPHLGARPWRLAAGVCLAFAMSVKWSGIFFLAAFAVLSLLWDFGARRAVGLRNPYVGALNRDVPQGLLSFAAVPFAAYMLTWTGWFASAYGYGRNWAQATSPGNPLFFVFDSMRSWVKYQWQVFTFHSGLESTHPYMSEPWSWPLLLRPVAFFYEGRQNSCGVKDCSEAVLGVGTPVIWFGALAALVALIAYYVSSRDWRAGAVLLAYAMGWLPWFYWAIADNRTMFLFYAIPMVPFMVLAVTLCAGLLIGPARAAAASGAMPVRRTVGAAVVGAFALLTLINFWWLHPILSAELIPYTEWKARMLFEKRWI; translated from the coding sequence ATGGCGGTGACCGATTCCCCGTACCAGGCCTACGACGAACCGGAGGCCGGCGAGAGCCTTCCTGCGCCGCGGTCCGTGCGTGATCGGATGATTCCCCCCATGCGCGGCAGCGTCCTGTGGGGGTGGGTCGGCCCGCTGCTGGTCACGCTCTTCGGCGGGATCCTGCGCTTCTGGAACCTCGCGCATCCCAAGGCCGTGGTGTTCGACGAGACGTACTACATGAAGGACGCGTTCTCGCTGATCAGCTGGGGGGTCGAGCGGGTCGCGGTCAAGGACGCCGACAAGGCGATCCTGGCCGGCAACACCGACATCTGGGAGAAGTGCGCGCAGAACGCGCTCGACAAGTGCGCCTCGTACGTGGTCCACCCGCCGCTCGGCAAGTGGATGATCGGCGTCGGCGAGTGGCTGTTCGGATTGACGCCGTTCGGCTGGCGCTTCAGCGCGGCGCTGGTCGGCACGCTGTCGATCCTGGTGCTGGCCCGGGTGGCGCGCCGGATGACCCGCTCCACGCTGCTCGGCTGCTTCGCCGGGCTGCTGCTGTCGCTGGACGGCCTGCACTACGTGCTGTCGCGCACCGCGCTGCTGGACGTCTTCCTCATGTTCTGGGTGCTGGCCGCGTTCGCCTGCCTCGTGGTGGACCGCGACCAGGCGCGCGAGCGGCTGGTCGCCTGGTACGAGACCTCGCCGGCCTCCGCGTACGGGCCGCACCTGGGCGCCCGGCCGTGGCGGCTCGCGGCCGGGGTGTGCCTGGCCTTCGCCATGTCGGTCAAGTGGTCCGGGATCTTCTTCCTGGCCGCGTTCGCGGTGTTGTCGCTGCTGTGGGACTTCGGCGCGCGGCGGGCCGTGGGGCTGCGCAACCCGTACGTGGGGGCGCTCAACAGGGACGTGCCCCAGGGGCTGCTGTCCTTCGCGGCCGTGCCGTTCGCGGCGTACATGCTGACCTGGACCGGCTGGTTCGCCTCGGCCTACGGTTACGGGCGCAACTGGGCGCAGGCCACCTCGCCGGGCAACCCGCTGTTCTTCGTGTTCGACTCGATGCGGTCGTGGGTCAAGTACCAGTGGCAGGTGTTCACCTTCCACAGCGGGCTGGAGAGCACGCATCCGTACATGTCGGAGCCGTGGTCGTGGCCGCTGCTGCTGCGCCCGGTCGCCTTCTTCTACGAGGGGCGGCAGAACTCCTGCGGCGTCAAGGACTGCTCGGAGGCGGTGCTCGGCGTCGGCACGCCGGTGATCTGGTTCGGCGCCCTCGCGGCGCTGGTGGCGCTGATCGCCTACTACGTCTCCTCGCGCGACTGGCGGGCCGGCGCGGTGCTGCTGGCCTACGCCATGGGCTGGCTGCCGTGGTTCTACTGGGCCATCGCCGACAACCGGACCATGTTCCTGTTCTACGCCATCCCCATGGTGCCGTTCATGGTGCTGGCCGTCACGCTCTGCGCGGGGCTGCTGATCGGGCCCGCCCGGGCGGCGGCGGCGTCCGGCGCGATGCCGGTGCGGCGTACCGTGGGGGCCGCGGTCGTGGGAGCCTTCGCCCTGCTAACGTTGATCAACTTCTGGTGGCTGCATCCGATCCTGTCCGCCGAGCTGATTCCGTACACCGAGTGGAAGGCCCGCATGTTGTTCGAAAAACGATGGATCTGA
- a CDS encoding MerR family transcriptional regulator: MAEALLDIGEVARRSGLAPSALRFYERKGLIEAEGRNGLRRAYRPETLDLLAMITCARDAGFTLSEIAAFVRARPADARVRERMAAKEREVDARIAQLTRLRDSLRHAAGCEHDPLVECPEFKRALGRVPRG, from the coding sequence ATGGCGGAGGCGTTGCTCGACATCGGCGAGGTGGCCAGGCGCAGCGGGCTGGCGCCGTCCGCGCTGCGGTTCTACGAGCGCAAGGGGCTCATCGAGGCGGAGGGGCGCAACGGGCTGCGGCGCGCGTACCGGCCGGAGACGCTGGACCTGCTGGCGATGATCACCTGTGCCCGCGACGCCGGGTTCACGCTGTCGGAGATCGCCGCGTTCGTTCGCGCCCGGCCCGCCGACGCGCGGGTGCGCGAGCGCATGGCGGCCAAGGAGCGCGAGGTGGACGCGCGGATCGCGCAGCTCACCCGGCTGCGCGACAGCCTCCGTCACGCGGCCGGGTGCGAGCACGACCCGCTCGTCGAGTGCCCCGAGTTCAAGCGCGCCCTGGGGCGGGTGCCCCGGGGCTGA
- a CDS encoding TetR/AcrR family transcriptional regulator, translating to MTEATGRRRAPAMTPEQRREMIVRAALPLVVEYGTSVTTAQVARAAGIGEGTVFRAFGDKDALLAACMAEALRPDDTLAHIASISLELPLAERLIEAAEALRGYLARMGAVAGAMAASGGLRRGDPTAPAAAEGESREDRLRRGADAREASLTAHREALAGLFDPERDTLRLPPERLAQAFQMLVMAGGRHPDPMSSAELVDLFLHGALTTG from the coding sequence ATGACAGAAGCGACAGGCCGGCGGCGAGCGCCGGCGATGACCCCCGAACAACGCCGCGAGATGATCGTCCGCGCGGCCCTCCCCCTCGTCGTCGAGTACGGCACGTCCGTCACCACCGCGCAGGTCGCCCGCGCGGCCGGCATCGGCGAGGGCACCGTCTTCCGCGCGTTCGGCGACAAGGACGCCCTGCTCGCCGCCTGCATGGCCGAGGCGCTGCGGCCCGACGACACCCTCGCCCACATCGCGTCCATCTCGCTGGAGCTGCCGCTGGCCGAACGCCTCATCGAGGCCGCCGAGGCGCTGCGCGGCTACCTGGCCAGGATGGGCGCGGTCGCCGGCGCGATGGCCGCCTCCGGCGGCCTGCGGCGCGGCGACCCCACCGCCCCGGCGGCGGCCGAGGGCGAGAGCCGCGAGGACCGGCTCAGGCGCGGCGCCGACGCCCGCGAGGCCTCGCTGACCGCGCACCGCGAGGCGCTGGCGGGCCTGTTCGACCCGGAGCGCGACACGCTGAGGCTGCCGCCGGAACGGCTCGCCCAGGCGTTCCAGATGCTGGTCATGGCGGGCGGCCGGCATCCCGACCCGATGAGCTCCGCCGAGCTGGTCGACCTGTTCCTGCACGGCGCGCTCACCACCGGGTAG
- a CDS encoding Lrp/AsnC family transcriptional regulator, with protein sequence MDELDTAILAELQRDGRQTNRELAERIGLAPSTCLERVRSLRAAGVIEGFHAEVNLDAVGRPVQALINVRLHPKIREAVEGFRDHVAALPETLAVFVVSGGDDFIIQVGVRDAGHLRDFVLDHVARHRNIADVRTSLVYDHIRKTSVEVLPPQAPSRPRTRRPG encoded by the coding sequence GTGGACGAACTTGATACGGCGATCCTGGCCGAGCTGCAACGCGACGGCCGCCAGACCAACCGCGAGCTGGCCGAGCGCATCGGCCTCGCCCCCTCGACCTGCCTGGAGCGGGTGCGCTCGCTGCGCGCCGCCGGCGTGATCGAGGGCTTCCACGCCGAGGTCAATCTCGACGCCGTGGGCCGCCCCGTCCAGGCGCTCATCAACGTGCGGCTGCACCCCAAGATCCGCGAGGCCGTCGAGGGCTTCCGCGACCACGTCGCCGCGCTGCCCGAGACGCTGGCCGTCTTCGTCGTCTCCGGCGGCGACGACTTCATCATCCAGGTGGGCGTGCGCGACGCCGGCCACCTGCGCGACTTCGTGCTCGACCACGTCGCGCGGCACCGCAACATCGCCGACGTCCGCACCTCGCTGGTCTACGACCACATCCGCAAGACGTCGGTGGAGGTGCTGCCGCCGCAGGCGCCCTCCCGGCCCCGCACCCGCCGGCCAGGGTAA
- a CDS encoding haloacid dehalogenase type II codes for MTPPQAVIFDVNETLTDMEPLRARFEEAGLPGHLMDTWFASVLRDGFALTAAGGYAGFAEVARDVLTGMGLAEQGVAHVLGGFAALRVHPDVPEGMRMLRAAGVRLFTMTNGAAAMTEGILAREGLLDLVEARLDVSGPRAWKPARAAYEYAVARAGVRPDEAALVAVHPWDVEGAQRAGLVGAYLDRRGTPYPSVLGAPRVSAPDLPALAAALTRAAG; via the coding sequence ATGACCCCGCCCCAGGCCGTGATCTTCGACGTGAACGAGACGCTCACCGACATGGAGCCGCTGCGGGCCAGGTTCGAGGAGGCGGGGCTGCCCGGCCACCTCATGGACACCTGGTTCGCGAGCGTGCTGCGCGACGGCTTCGCGCTGACGGCGGCCGGCGGGTACGCCGGGTTCGCCGAGGTCGCCCGCGACGTCCTGACCGGGATGGGCCTCGCCGAGCAGGGCGTCGCGCACGTGCTGGGCGGCTTCGCCGCGCTGCGGGTGCACCCCGACGTGCCCGAGGGCATGCGGATGCTGCGCGCTGCGGGCGTCCGGCTGTTCACCATGACGAACGGGGCCGCCGCCATGACCGAGGGCATCCTGGCCCGCGAAGGGCTGCTCGACCTGGTCGAGGCCCGGCTCGACGTGAGCGGCCCCCGCGCCTGGAAGCCCGCCCGCGCGGCCTACGAGTACGCCGTCGCCCGCGCCGGGGTGCGGCCGGACGAGGCGGCCCTGGTCGCCGTCCATCCCTGGGACGTCGAGGGCGCGCAGCGGGCCGGGCTGGTGGGCGCCTACCTGGACCGGCGCGGCACGCCGTACCCGAGCGTGCTGGGCGCGCCGCGGGTCAGCGCCCCCGACCTGCCGGCGCTGGCCGCCGCGCTCACCCGAGCGGCCGGCTAG
- a CDS encoding TetR/AcrR family transcriptional regulator, with protein sequence MPDVKHFDPEEVLEQVERLFWQRGATTGIAEVVAATGISRSSLYATFGGKRELYVQALRRYVERRSAPVLDALAADGRGLAAVEAFFDRLIASRCTGEHARWGCLVTNAHAQAEGGDPEVRAVLDGHQARLRAAFRAALEPGALRPGLDPDGAAELLTLLAYGVNLRSRAGAHPDDLRRGVSAALDSLRTEEHP encoded by the coding sequence ATGCCGGACGTGAAGCACTTCGACCCCGAGGAGGTGCTGGAGCAGGTCGAGCGCCTGTTCTGGCAGCGCGGCGCCACCACCGGCATCGCCGAGGTCGTCGCCGCCACCGGCATCAGCCGCTCCAGCCTGTACGCCACCTTCGGCGGCAAGCGCGAGCTGTACGTCCAGGCCCTGCGCCGCTACGTCGAACGCCGCTCGGCCCCCGTCCTCGACGCCCTGGCGGCCGACGGGCGCGGGCTCGCCGCCGTCGAGGCGTTCTTCGACCGGCTGATCGCCTCCCGCTGCACCGGCGAGCACGCCCGCTGGGGCTGCCTGGTGACCAACGCCCACGCCCAGGCCGAGGGCGGCGACCCCGAGGTCCGGGCGGTGCTCGACGGCCACCAGGCCCGGCTCCGCGCGGCCTTCCGCGCCGCGCTGGAGCCCGGCGCGCTCCGCCCGGGCCTCGACCCGGACGGCGCCGCCGAGCTGCTCACCCTGCTGGCCTACGGGGTCAACCTGCGCTCGCGCGCCGGCGCGCACCCGGACGACCTGCGGCGGGGCGTGTCCGCCGCGCTCGATTCCCTACGCACTGAGGAGCACCCATGA
- a CDS encoding DUF5996 family protein → METFPAIPLADWAEAKDTFHRFAQIVGKIRLAVSNRRNHWWQVPFHLTGRGLTTRPMGGLGEQPLFCIDLDLVRHRLVVDVLDGRSAGFSLIGRSVAGFHERLFGTLAGLGIRPEIVAVPFDLADATPFAEDTRHARYDPAAINRYWRVLSQVAQVLDRFAADFAGKTSPVHHFWHTFDIAVTRFTGRRAPVTAETDPVTREAYSWEVISSGFWFGDEERPWPAFYSYTAPEPEGLHLEPLRPERAEWIPARGGHLAILRYDDVRAMSDPVAAVLEFLDSAYQAGARLTGLDAAALACPGGVTDPIPGA, encoded by the coding sequence ATGGAGACCTTCCCTGCCATCCCGTTGGCGGACTGGGCCGAGGCCAAGGACACCTTCCACCGCTTCGCGCAGATCGTCGGCAAGATCCGGCTGGCCGTCAGCAACCGGCGCAACCACTGGTGGCAGGTGCCCTTCCACCTGACCGGGCGCGGGCTGACCACCCGGCCGATGGGCGGGCTGGGCGAGCAGCCGCTGTTCTGCATCGACCTCGACCTCGTGCGGCACCGGCTGGTCGTGGACGTGCTGGACGGCCGCAGCGCCGGGTTCAGCCTGATCGGGCGGTCGGTGGCGGGCTTCCACGAGCGGCTGTTCGGCACGCTGGCCGGGCTCGGCATCCGGCCGGAGATCGTGGCGGTGCCGTTCGACCTGGCGGACGCGACGCCGTTCGCGGAGGACACCCGGCACGCCCGCTACGACCCCGCGGCGATCAACCGGTACTGGCGGGTGTTGTCGCAGGTCGCGCAGGTCCTCGACCGGTTCGCCGCGGACTTCGCGGGCAAGACGAGCCCGGTGCACCACTTCTGGCACACCTTCGACATCGCCGTGACCCGCTTCACCGGGCGGCGGGCGCCGGTGACGGCGGAGACCGATCCGGTGACGCGGGAGGCGTACAGCTGGGAGGTGATCAGCTCGGGGTTCTGGTTCGGCGACGAGGAGCGGCCCTGGCCGGCGTTCTACTCCTACACCGCGCCGGAGCCCGAGGGGCTGCATCTGGAGCCGCTGCGTCCCGAGCGGGCCGAGTGGATCCCGGCGCGCGGCGGCCACCTGGCGATCCTGCGTTACGACGACGTGCGGGCGATGAGCGACCCGGTGGCGGCGGTGCTGGAGTTCCTGGACAGCGCCTACCAGGCGGGGGCGCGGCTGACCGGGCTCGATGCGGCGGCGCTGGCCTGCCCCGGCGGGGTCACCGACCCGATCCCGGGGGCCTGA
- the pip gene encoding prolyl aminopeptidase — protein MYPPIEPYDHGMLDVGDGNLVYWEVCGNPDGKPALVVHGGPGSGCSTGMRRTFDPERYRIILFDQRNCGRSRPHAADPATDLSANTTQHLIADMELLREHLGVDRWLLYGGSWGSTLMLAYAETHPERVSEMIIVAVTTTRRYEIDWLYRGAGRFFPEALERFRQGVPESERGGDTFHLLAAYAKLVADPDPEVRMKATLDWCAWEDAVISAEPNGKPNAYSDRPDEARLALVRICSHYFSNAAWLEEGVLLREAHRLAGIPGVLIHGRIDMGGPPDTAWELSRAWPDARLVMVGDSGHTGSETMRKEIFAAQEAFAGRR, from the coding sequence TTGTATCCCCCGATCGAGCCGTACGACCACGGCATGCTGGACGTCGGCGACGGCAACCTCGTGTACTGGGAGGTCTGCGGCAACCCCGACGGCAAGCCCGCCCTGGTGGTGCACGGCGGCCCCGGCTCCGGCTGCTCCACGGGCATGCGGCGCACGTTCGACCCGGAGCGCTACCGCATCATCCTGTTCGACCAGCGCAACTGCGGCCGCAGCCGCCCCCACGCCGCCGACCCGGCGACCGACCTGAGCGCCAACACCACCCAGCACCTCATCGCCGACATGGAGCTGCTGCGCGAGCACCTGGGCGTCGACAGGTGGCTGCTCTACGGCGGCTCGTGGGGCTCGACGCTCATGCTGGCCTACGCCGAGACCCATCCGGAACGGGTGTCCGAGATGATCATCGTGGCGGTGACGACCACCCGCCGCTACGAGATCGACTGGCTCTACCGGGGCGCCGGCCGGTTCTTCCCCGAGGCGCTGGAGCGCTTCCGGCAGGGGGTGCCGGAGAGCGAGCGCGGCGGCGACACCTTCCACCTGCTGGCCGCGTACGCGAAGCTGGTCGCCGACCCCGATCCCGAGGTGCGGATGAAGGCCACCCTCGACTGGTGCGCCTGGGAGGACGCGGTGATCTCCGCCGAGCCCAACGGCAAGCCGAACGCCTACAGCGACCGCCCGGACGAGGCCAGGCTGGCGCTCGTCCGCATCTGCTCGCACTACTTCTCCAACGCCGCCTGGCTGGAGGAGGGCGTGCTGCTGCGCGAGGCGCACCGGCTGGCCGGCATCCCGGGCGTGCTCATCCACGGCCGCATCGACATGGGCGGCCCGCCCGACACCGCCTGGGAGCTGTCCAGGGCGTGGCCGGACGCCCGGCTGGTCATGGTGGGCGACTCGGGCCACACCGGCAGCGAGACGATGCGCAAGGAGATCTTCGCCGCCCAGGAGGCGTTCGCCGGGCGGCGGTGA
- a CDS encoding alpha/beta fold hydrolase, protein MPYATTGGGVKLSYQVRGDGPALVLLQGQANGHRWWDSVRADFAAAHRTITLDWRGTGDSDKPDEPYSTRGFAADVVAVLDELEVRRAHVYGTSMGGRVAQWLAADHPGRVGALVLGCSSPGGAHGVERGHDVRRSLAQPDRAAAERALLELMYTPDWLATHPGPHLTVGDPGMPAHARRRHLAASAGHDAWDALPSITAPTLVVHGTDDVFNPAANAPLLAGRIPGAELRLIEGARHAYFEEFREVASPTVLEFLASRPLG, encoded by the coding sequence GTGCCTTATGCGACAACCGGCGGCGGAGTGAAGCTGTCCTACCAGGTCAGGGGCGACGGTCCGGCGCTCGTGCTGCTCCAGGGCCAGGCCAACGGCCACCGGTGGTGGGACTCCGTCCGTGCCGACTTCGCGGCCGCTCACCGCACGATCACGCTCGACTGGCGGGGCACCGGCGACAGCGACAAACCGGACGAGCCGTACAGCACCCGGGGGTTCGCCGCCGACGTCGTGGCCGTGCTGGACGAGCTGGAGGTGCGGCGGGCGCACGTGTACGGCACGTCGATGGGCGGCCGGGTGGCCCAGTGGCTGGCCGCCGACCACCCCGGCCGGGTGGGCGCGCTGGTGCTCGGCTGCAGCTCCCCCGGCGGCGCGCACGGCGTCGAGCGCGGCCACGACGTGCGCCGCTCGCTGGCCCAGCCCGACCGCGCGGCGGCGGAGCGGGCGCTGCTGGAGCTCATGTACACCCCCGACTGGCTGGCCACGCATCCTGGCCCCCACCTCACGGTCGGCGACCCCGGCATGCCCGCGCACGCCCGCCGCCGCCACCTGGCCGCGAGCGCCGGGCACGACGCCTGGGACGCGCTGCCCTCGATCACCGCGCCCACGCTCGTGGTGCACGGCACCGACGACGTGTTCAACCCGGCGGCCAACGCGCCGCTGCTGGCCGGCCGCATCCCCGGCGCGGAGCTGCGGCTGATCGAGGGGGCCCGGCACGCCTACTTCGAGGAGTTCCGCGAGGTGGCGAGCCCGACGGTGCTGGAGTTCCTGGCTAGCCGGCCGCTCGGGTGA
- a CDS encoding RNA polymerase sigma factor, which translates to MIAGEPAEDLLRALAPQVLGALVRRYGHFDTAEDAVQEALLAAAVQWPEQGVPDDPRAWLITVAARRLTDLLRAEQARRRREDAVAARALPAEWLAPPADRPPEPEDDTLVLLFLCCHPALTPSSQLALTLRAVGGLSTAEIARAFLVPEATMTRRITRAKQRIKDSGVPFRMPGPAERADRLAAVLHALYLIFNEGYAATSGPDLQRAELAAEAIRLARLLRRLLPGDPEVAGLLALMLLTDARRPARTGPDGALIPMAEQDRALWDAARVEEGVALVTAALRQGRPGPYQIQAAIAAVHDEAPSAAETDWPQIEALYGVLLRMSPNPMVALNHAVAVAMARGPAAGLARLDRLAGDERVAGDHRLHAVRAHLLEMAGDREAALAAYEEAARRTTSLPQQRYLRTRAAALRVAE; encoded by the coding sequence GTGATCGCCGGTGAACCGGCCGAGGACCTGCTGCGCGCGCTCGCGCCGCAGGTCCTCGGCGCGCTCGTGCGCCGCTACGGCCACTTCGACACCGCCGAGGACGCCGTGCAGGAGGCGCTGCTGGCCGCCGCCGTCCAGTGGCCGGAGCAGGGCGTGCCGGACGACCCGCGCGCCTGGCTGATCACCGTGGCCGCGCGGCGGCTGACCGACCTGCTGCGGGCCGAGCAGGCGCGCCGCCGCCGGGAGGACGCGGTGGCCGCGCGGGCGCTGCCCGCTGAATGGCTCGCCCCGCCCGCCGACCGGCCGCCGGAGCCGGAGGACGACACGCTGGTGCTGCTGTTCCTGTGCTGCCATCCGGCGCTCACCCCGTCCTCGCAGCTCGCGCTCACGCTGCGCGCGGTCGGCGGCCTGAGCACGGCGGAGATCGCCCGCGCGTTCCTGGTGCCCGAGGCGACCATGACCCGCCGCATCACCCGCGCCAAGCAGCGGATCAAGGACAGCGGGGTGCCGTTCCGGATGCCCGGGCCGGCCGAGCGCGCCGACCGGCTGGCCGCCGTCCTGCACGCCCTCTACCTGATCTTCAACGAGGGGTACGCCGCCACCTCGGGCCCCGACCTCCAGCGCGCCGAGCTGGCGGCCGAGGCGATCAGGCTGGCCCGCCTGCTGCGCCGGCTGCTGCCCGGTGACCCCGAGGTGGCCGGGCTGCTCGCGCTGATGCTGCTCACCGACGCCCGCCGCCCGGCCCGCACCGGCCCCGACGGCGCGCTGATCCCCATGGCCGAGCAGGACCGCGCCCTGTGGGACGCGGCCCGCGTCGAGGAGGGCGTCGCGCTGGTCACCGCGGCCCTCCGGCAGGGGCGGCCGGGGCCGTACCAGATCCAGGCGGCCATCGCCGCCGTGCACGACGAGGCCCCGAGCGCGGCCGAGACCGACTGGCCGCAGATCGAGGCGTTGTACGGCGTGCTGCTCCGCATGTCGCCGAACCCGATGGTGGCGCTCAACCACGCCGTCGCGGTGGCCATGGCCAGGGGCCCGGCCGCCGGGCTGGCCCGGCTCGACCGGCTGGCCGGCGACGAGCGGGTGGCCGGCGACCACCGGCTGCACGCGGTGCGGGCGCACCTGCTGGAGATGGCCGGTGACCGGGAGGCGGCGCTGGCGGCGTACGAGGAGGCGGCCCGCCGCACCACGAGCCTGCCGCAGCAGCGGTACCTGCGCACCCGCGCGGCCGCGCTCCGGGTCGCGGAGTGA
- a CDS encoding MBL fold metallo-hydrolase — translation MRIHHLNLASMRPVDALDGGPALPAVCHALLVETPADGLVLVESGLGADDVARPAELLDREWAELTGPALSPAETAVRQVAALGFDPADVRHIVLTHLDVDHSGGLPDFPQARVHVTAAELKAALAEAPSRRYRPGHWAHRPDWVLYDGDGTHWLGVAGVRPLTGLPEDFLLVPLPGHTLGHAGVAVHDGERWLLHAGDAYFYHGELEPEPRSHPMFDVVQLGSQVDADQRTGTQERLRALSREHGVRVISAHDPWELARHAR, via the coding sequence ATGAGAATCCACCACCTGAACCTCGCCTCCATGCGCCCGGTCGACGCCCTCGACGGCGGCCCCGCACTGCCCGCCGTCTGCCACGCCCTGCTGGTCGAGACCCCCGCCGACGGGCTCGTGCTGGTCGAGTCCGGGCTCGGCGCCGACGACGTGGCCCGCCCCGCCGAATTGCTCGACCGCGAGTGGGCCGAGCTGACCGGGCCCGCGCTCTCCCCCGCCGAGACCGCCGTGCGGCAGGTCGCCGCGCTCGGCTTCGACCCGGCCGACGTGCGCCACATCGTCCTCACCCATCTGGACGTGGACCACAGCGGCGGCCTGCCGGACTTCCCGCAGGCCCGCGTGCACGTGACGGCGGCCGAGCTGAAGGCGGCGCTGGCCGAGGCCCCGAGCCGCCGCTACCGGCCCGGCCACTGGGCGCACCGCCCCGACTGGGTGCTCTACGACGGCGACGGCACCCACTGGCTCGGCGTGGCCGGTGTCCGCCCGCTGACCGGCCTGCCGGAGGACTTCCTGCTCGTGCCGCTGCCGGGGCACACCCTGGGCCACGCCGGGGTGGCGGTGCACGACGGGGAGCGCTGGCTGCTGCACGCCGGGGACGCGTACTTCTACCACGGCGAGCTGGAGCCCGAGCCCCGCTCGCACCCGATGTTCGACGTCGTGCAGCTCGGCTCCCAGGTGGACGCGGATCAGCGGACCGGGACCCAGGAGCGGCTGCGCGCCCTGAGCCGCGAGCACGGCGTACGCGTGATCTCCGCGCACGACCCTTGGGAGCTGGCGCGTCACGCACGGTAG
- a CDS encoding YciI family protein, producing the protein MILSYASQRDYDAMSGAGDWSGEAVAAMHQFMETFNKELAESGELVETRALAAPVHTRRMGSRGGEAFVTDGPYAETQEVLAGYWIVECESFDRACGIAARLGQCPYPGDPSDTMYADVRPIMDSSADLEL; encoded by the coding sequence ATGATCCTCTCGTACGCGTCGCAGCGGGACTACGACGCCATGAGCGGCGCCGGCGACTGGTCCGGGGAGGCCGTGGCGGCCATGCACCAGTTCATGGAGACCTTCAACAAGGAGCTGGCGGAGTCCGGCGAGCTGGTGGAGACCCGCGCGCTCGCCGCGCCGGTGCACACGCGCCGGATGGGGTCGCGGGGCGGCGAGGCGTTCGTCACCGACGGCCCGTACGCCGAGACCCAGGAGGTGCTGGCCGGCTACTGGATCGTCGAGTGCGAGAGCTTCGACCGGGCCTGCGGCATCGCCGCCCGCCTCGGCCAGTGCCCGTACCCCGGCGACCCGTCCGACACCATGTACGCCGACGTCCGCCCGATCATGGACTCCAGCGCCGACCTGGAGCTGTGA